The proteins below are encoded in one region of Triticum aestivum cultivar Chinese Spring chromosome 1B, IWGSC CS RefSeq v2.1, whole genome shotgun sequence:
- the LOC123121317 gene encoding polyubiquitin yields the protein MKRRATMDPHQEQPAETYKIHVKKLKTVAIDVSCTDTVDHIKSKVSAIEGIDKCSQELFFSGIHLKNDDKLADYNIMANSSVDLFVTDGMQITVKIPSVGKTINLNVRKSKKVADVKAEIEQKVGILMNNQILMYAGRQLEDNQLLSQCDLRNEQPLHVLVSPVDKLRIFVNVRGERTVSVNVKCWYTVADVKLMIETSEGLPASTHVLMRTQSGVEVVLAECQTLQDQSVKNNDILVLQQKVQVFLKTWEGKSLTMSLPLSNTTEEVMKKIGYRLTMKEGMYYLCYRGHILSSGDTLEKHDVQNNSTIDIRLRNSRVVEPKLKNGKDAPRNFI from the exons ATGAAGCGGCGGGCCACCATGGACCCCCACCAGGAGCAGCCGGCGGAAACCTACAAG ATCCATGTGAAGAAGCTGAAAACAGTTGCCATTGATGTGAGCTGCACCGATACAGTTGATCATATTAAATCTAAAGTTAGTGCCATTGAGGGGATTGACAAATGCTCGCAAGAGCTATTCTTTTCTGGGATTCACTTGAAGAATGATGACAAGCTTGCTGATTACAACATCATGGCAAACTCTTCTGTCGACCTTTTCGTCACAGACGGGATGCAAATTACTGTCAAGATTCCCTCGGTTGGGAAGACCATCAATCTCAATGTCAGGAAATCCAAAAAGGTGGCtgatgtcaaagcagagattgaACAAAAAGTGGGAATTCTAATGAACAACCAAATCCTGATGTATGCAGGTCGACAGCTTGAGGACAATCAGCTGTTAAGTCAGTGCGACTTGAGGAATGAGCAGCCACTTCATGTTTTGGTTAGCCCGGTTGACAAGCTGCGCATTTTTGTCAATGTTAGAGGTGAAAGAACTGTTAGTGTAAATGTGAAATGCTGGTATACTGTTGCTGATGTCAAGTTGATGATTGAGACATCGGAGGGTTTACCAGCATCAACACATGTACTCATGCGAACTCAATCCGGTGTTGAGGTGGTACTTGCAGAATGTCAAACCCTGCAGGATCAGAGTGTCAAAAACAATGACATTCTCGTGTTGCAGCAGAAAGTCCAGGTCTTCCTCAAGACATGGGAGGGGAAGAGCTTAACAATGTCTCTGCCACTGTCCAACACAACAGAGGAAGTCATGAAGAAGATTGGATACAGGCTGACGATGAAGGAAGGCATGTACTATCTCTGCTACAGGGGCCACATTCTGTCTTCTGGAGATACGCTTGAGAAGCATGACGTCCAGAACAACTCCACCATTGATATCCGCCTTCGGAACTCCAGAGTGGTGGAACCAAAGCTAAAGAATGGCAAGGATGCTCCTCGTAACTTCATTTAG
- the LOC123121323 gene encoding uncharacterized protein, translating to MTRAKTLRPLRPRLPGPDLDHHDHRRCFTAPQHRIDRPVFNPEVRRRSPSFPSRLLLLTSRRASLCLLDPETAADAAVINYVDDDPFFLSEQPVDATRWWIHGARCHPRRLLLLPKGCLLLRGAGSWNDD from the exons ATGACGCGCGCGAAGACGCTCCGACCACTTCGTCCTCGCCTCCCTGGCCCCGACCTCGACCACCACGACCACCGCCGCTGCTTCACCGCGCCACAGCACCGCATCGACCGTCCCGTCTTCAACCCCGAGGTCCGGCGCCGTTCGCCGTCGTTTCCGTCGCGCCTGCTGCTCCTAACCTCTCGACGGGCCTCCTTGTGCCTCCTCG accccgagaccgctgctgatgccgctgtgatcaactatgtcgacgacgaccccttcttcttgtctgagcaaccag ttgatgcaaccagatggtggatccatggagccagatgccacccccgccgactactactactacccaaAGGGTGCCTTCTACTACGTGGAGCCGGTTCATGgaacgacgactag